Within the Accipiter gentilis chromosome 12, bAccGen1.1, whole genome shotgun sequence genome, the region aaaaaaaaaaagaaggaacaaaaccaTACATATGTACATCAGCCACACAGGCATCTTGTGTGTTGGATTGGACTGGGGGGAAGAAGAGAGGCAGGGTAGGAAATAAGGCTCCAGGTGGGTTGAAGTGAAGATGAGGCATTTTCTAGGCTTGGACTAAAAGCTGCAGCATTGCCTCCCCAGGCGCTGGCAGGGGTGAGGCTGACTGCAGGCACCCCTGTGCCACCACCACTCCTGCTTGCCCCAaggccctgcctgcagctctgcatgTCACCCAGTGTAACTGGCTCAGGTAAGCAGCACCCACCACACACCCCCATGTCAGTCTGTGCAAGGGGGAAGACTGCTGCACAATAAAAGGAGGGTATTGCTCCCTTTTCAACCCAGATGAGCTAGGGGCAGAAACACGGGGaggtgtgtctttttttttttttttttttttttagaaaacacaaCAATAAAATGAGGATGGAAAGATATGAAGACCAGGCACTTGAGGAAACCCAGTATActgttttttccctcccctaaagAGCCTGGAAAATGTCAGGGTTTGTGGCTTTTACCATTTCCCGTGCTTTCAAAACAtaaaactaaaaagcaaaaaaaaacaagatGAGGTAAGAAATTTCTATACGAAAAAGACATCGAGTCCAGGGTGAACGGCAGTGTCCGGCACTATTGCTTAACATCATGGGGTTCCatgcccccctgccccctccgCACCTGGCACTATCTGCCTGGCTGGCCCCAGCCCCTGAGCTAACAGCTGGGTGACGTGGTGATGGGGCTGTGCAGGTATGGGAGGCTGCTGGGGGTGGCGTGGACACCCACAGAGACTGGGAAGCTGAAGAcaaactgggaggtgggggtggaagTGGCCTTGCCCCGCTCCCGCAGTGTCCCCGAGGGGCTGACAGCTTCCACTGCGCATGAGGTGGCCAACACCTGTGACTCAAACTGCAGCAGCTGCCCCATGAAGCTGAAGTTGGGGGAGATGATGCTCCGGCGCTGCTTGACGAACTCAAAGGCCTCCTCCAGCTTGACACGCTTCTTCATCATCAGGTAAGCCAAGCAGATGGTGGCTGAGCGGGAGATACCAGCCTGGCAGTGGACTAGGACCCGGCCACAACACTCCTTCACCGAGTCTGGAGGGCAACAGGGGATGAGATGTGAGACCAGTGCCCTTCCAACAAAGCCAAACCCACTGCCAAACCCACAGGTGGTGGCTGACCTCCCTCTCACCAGTGCAATAACTGGCCTAGACCCTGCTGGATCCCCATCCCCTCTGAGCCAAAGGCTCCAGGTCTTTGAGGCAGgaacctccccccctccccacccccactgagtgaaacacacacagacacagctcCTCTGCACAGGCACTCACCTATGTATTCAATTGCCTCCATGAACCAGGAGCTGATGTCGGCTTTGTGGTTATCCTCCACGGGGATACACTTGTACTGATAGTGCCCCTCAAAGTGATTGGGGCAGTCTGAGGAGACGTTCAGCAGGGCTGTGATGCCCAGTGCATCAAGCATGTCCCGCCGGGCAGCGTGGTAGGCACTGCCGAGATAGAGGAAGGGAAGGATTTCCACAGGGCCACCCTGttacagaggaaaacaagagACACGGGGGTGACCAGGGGACAGCAGTGGGCAGGACACACGTCCAGATGGCTTGCAAGCCCTGAGCAGAGGCTGCCTTTCTGGGCTGTTAACCCATTTCAGCCCTACCCCTCTTCATCCCTTTCAGGAACGGGCAGGTGTGGTAAATGGGATTTGGCCTTGTCTGCTCCCCAAAGAGCACAGACACCCTGGGATGAGGAGGACTGCCATGTTCTCCTACGAGAGGAGAGGGAGCAGGGCTCCGGCTCTGTGGGTCTCAGCTGAGGGAGAGCAGAGACTCCAGCAGGACCAGGTTGCAATGCTGGAAGGAGCAGTCAAAACAGGTGAGCACTGGGCTTCGAGACATACCTGGTCATGAAGAGGGGTCCCACAGGAACTGCAGCCCAAATCCAGGGGCTCAGCGCTGCTGGGGGGTGACACATTGCTCAGGGACTTGGTTTTTGCGCAGAATTCAGGGTACTCCGAGGAGAAACGCTCGTAACCCCCTGCAAAAAGAGAGGCACGAAGCGTTATCCCAGGCTACGTTCACAGCGCTGCAGAACAGCACAGCCGGAGCTGACGTGTCTCACCGTGCCCTTCACCACTAGATGATGCTACAGCGATGGAGAGTGGTCTCCTGCCCCAGGAGGAGCAACCGGACTCCCGGCAGCAAGGTGGGGAATCCTGGAGGCCCCACCACTCCCTTGGAGCCAGAGCTCCCCAAGAGCTCTGCAATGTTCTTGGCTGCCCAAAGTCTCTGGTCCAGGGTTTAGTCCCCTACACGCCACCAGCCAAAACCCCAGACTGAGGCCAGGGTTGCCCTCTAAGATGATGGAGAGAGGATTTGTTGCCGGCATCCTCTGACTTTAATGGGAAAAGCTGCCCCCAGGCCAAAGGTAGTTCAGTTCCCAGCTTTCCCAGACACAAAGCACGGGGAGGTCTCCCACTTTCCCAGCCTGACCCTCCAGCCCAGAGCTCCCAAAACAACAGGCGGGGGGAAGCACAGGCACTGGCCAGGTACAGTTACCCTAACCCCACGGCAAAGCTGCTCTCCAGAGAGAGAGGTGTCCACTGCCTCTCAAGGACATGGGTACAAGCTGAACATGGAGGTGAGCACCCTGTGAAAGAGCAGCTTGCTCCTTTGACCTGCTGTCGGGGGGATAAGCAAAGGTGAGCTCAGATCTTCCTAACAGCAGGTAAAACAAGAGCAAACCCCATCAGCTTCCCAGGACAGGGAAACCGCAGTGTTGGCTGCAGATAAACTCTTCTGTTGAGACTTCTATCTCTCATTCCAATCAAACCAACAACCCTCACATCCTTGCAGAGTCTGACCTTGAGCCttaaaaaccaacagaaatcCAGCATTTTACTATCACCACAGGAATCTAGCTAGACCAAGCCCTGACTCCCAGGCTACCTCCTGCAGACTCACCCCAACTACATGACCTACACTCGCCAGAGCACACACAGCGGGACGTGTATTCCTTATCCAGCTTTAGCTCCGAGGCTGCCCTGAACAAGGCAGGATGTTCAGAAGACCAGCGGATGCAAGCGTCTCCAGCAAAGCAGCCCAGGACTCCCTAGGGTGCTAGAGACCAGTGCTGGCAGCATCCCAGTGTCCTTTATGGTTCTCTCCCCCAGCGCAAGGGCGGGCTCTAGTACCTTAAAGCAGAAACATGCGTATGCATCACTGAATTTGCATTGTCCCTCCCACATGAGCTGGACAGTTTGCAGAGGCTGCTGTTTCCAGGGTCTGACATCCCCTTGCAGTCCTACTGGTTCGATCTAGAGGAGCACCCAGAAAAAAGTGCCCCTGTTAGATTTCTTCAGGATGTCTGATCCCAAAATCCCAGCACCTACCACATCCCACTCCAGTGGGATCCTGAGAGGGAGAAGCCGCCCAGGGTGATGTGCAGACACAGGCTCCCTCCCTGGAAAATCAAAGCGACCCTTTCAAAAAAAGATGCTTCTCTTTAACGTGCCTGATCAGATCTAACGCCCCATCAGCTGCGCTCCGCGTCCAGCGGTTCCATCCAGTGCTGTGCAGCTCCCAGCTGTGCACCCAGGCCCTGCCCGGCACAGGCACCATGCTGCGCAGGTGCCCATCGCCACGCGACAGCCAGCCGGGCTGTTTGACGGCGAACCTGGCAGCAGCCTGATCTGCACCAGGCAGACCCGGGTCTGCACCCAATAAATTTGCATTTGGACGGGCACAGGGGTGGGTTAGCACGGGTCCCATAAGAGCCACAGGGGCACCAGAAGCCCTCAGCTGACAAAGGCCACCCTTGAAGCACAGCAGCGGTTCCTGCCACACGTGCAGCTCCCAGCACCACGATGGCTCGTGGCGAAGGACCCAGAAGCATGTTCCTGAGTGAGCCCTTGCCGTGCAGGCGCTCCCGCAGCAGCACATCGTATCGCATCCCTGGAACAGCTCCTGCTGTTTTTACTGTATCTAGTACAACAGAAGCGCCGGCTCCTCCATCTATCAAGCCTCTTAATGGATTTGCTACTCTGCATAAGCATCCTCACCCCTGCTGTAAGTAAACTGAGGAATAAATTAGCTCTCAggctgtaaacaaaaaaaaaaaaaaaaagaaaagaccccACAGAGCCCATCCGGGCGCTCCAGCTGAGCGTCCCCCTCCCTTAAATCATCTCACGGCAATTCTCAGGACCGGCAGCTCTAACTGCTCACAGCATCTCATTTAATACGCGCCGACACTGCCGCGAGCatggcgcggggggggggggggaaagccccaATCCCTGCTCCGGTCGCGAAGGGAGAACGGCGGCATCCCGGGGGTTTCTGCCCGCTGCAGAGGGACGCCGGCCTGACACCAGCGATCTGGTCCTGCACAAACACCTCCTCTgcgccgggggggccgggggatgAACTCAAGCGAAGcggggggggaacacacacacccccacacccacgCTTCCCTCCGGGTTTGCGCCTTTGCCCCCCGGGTGCCGGGCAGCGGCACGGGGCCCGCTCGGCCTGAGGCGGCTCAGAGCGCGTCCGTCTGGGGCCACCCATGCGTGGGGCGAAGGGATGCCCTCGCCGCCGACCGTCCCAGGACCCCGCCGgctgcccccctcccgccccgaaCGCAGCACCcgcgctcccccgccgccggctcccAACTTCTGGCGGGACAGCCGGGGCGAGAAGAGCGGGaccggggacccccccgccccccaagagCCACAGACAGGACGCGCGCCCCGACCCCCCCCGGCCTCTCCcaacacccgcccccccccccccccggcggtaCCTGCCAGGAGGCGGATGTCGGCGCGCGCCGTGTCGCGCCGAAGCGCGCGCACCACCAGCGCCACGGTGCTGTCCTCGCGCAGGGCCTCGGCGCGCGGGCTGCGCTCGTCGTACACCACGACGGCGGCGTACAGCCCGGCGCGCAGCCGCGCCCGCACCTCGCCCTCGGCCGGTAGGATCTGCTCCAGGCTGACGGCCCCCTTGGCCCGCCGCCGCACGATCGTGTTGCAGCGCACGTTGAGCGCCCCGCGGATGTGGCCGGCGCTGTGGGCCAGGAAGGGGCGGCAGTCCAGCAGCAGGCAccgcccggggccgccggggccggaCTCGTCGCGGCACACCAAGCGCCGCAGCGTGCTGCCCTCCATCTCCCGCAGACCCTCGGTGGCCACCATGGCGGGAACgcggaggaggggagaggggagagagggggggggggggggggggcgggacacgGACACACACGGCCCTGCgcccgctgccggtgccgctcgCGCACCCCCGCGCGCGCGGCAGAGCCTTTACTaccccggcggcggccggcgcgcgcccccgccccccgccccgcccatTCATCCCGCGCCGGGGCCGCATGAATGGACggaaggcggcgggcgggcgcgggcgaCGTCACCGCCtccattcacaaaaaaaaaaaaaaaaaaaaaaaaaaaaaaaaaaaaaaaaaaaaagaaacccggCCTCTCCGCCAGCCGGCCATGTTCTCCTCCTCGGTTTAGTGAATGGGCGAAGacagcggcgggcgggcgggcgggcgggaggcgccGCGCCGGTGTCACCGCGGGGCACGGGGCGGCCCTCCCCTCGggcgccctgcccgcccgccgtgTCACTCGCCCCCGCCgggacccccgcccccccccctccaggtcACGCGCGCGCTGCAGGGCACACGTGCGTGCCCGCCGGTAACCACGCACGTCCGGGCACCGCCGGGCACACGCGCCTGCACACAGTCgtgtgtcccccgtccccccccccaacacacacacacacacacacttaagaGCACACGCGGGCACGCGCGCACGCGCTCGTCTTTCCCTCTTTGTCCCTTGGCTCCCGCTGAGGCCCGAGGACTGGCTGCCACGGCCGGGGGCTTTAAAAGCTCTGCGGGGTTCCCCCCGACTCCGTATCTTGCCAACGCCACGTTTTCCCTGTCAGAAAATGGCAGCTCGTTAGCTGCAGAGCCTGGGAAACACCGCAGCACCCTGTCTGGGAAGCAGCCCCGTGGAAGGCTCTCCGATTTTGACTCCTCCTCGCCTGGAGGAACGCTACTTTCGGCTAAAAGCCAAAGGAGCAAATTCACAGCCCTGAAGTGACCCCAAGAGGGTTCTCCCCACAACCACCCCCTAAACGCCAAGCAGCCATTTCATCCAGACATAATCCCCTTGTGGGCTGTTTTCAAACTAAAGAAATGCCGCAAACCCCAACACCGGCAACCATGCTCAGGGAATTTCCTTCAAACAGACGCTGGCCAGTCCCAGGTAAGTCCGCTTCGGAGACCTGAAGGCACTCGGCTACCCCGACGCGGATGTGGACGTGGTGTAAGGCTTAGGGCCCAACTTTTACCCAAGCCCATCTGGCCCAGTCACAACTTTCCACAGAGGGCAGCATTTGGACAGGCAACTTGAATTCCCCTCCCCTGCACGCCCAGTAGCTGTTTTATTTGGACAAGGCAGGGTGACACCTTGCTGTGCGTGCCTACCTGGGAGGAATCCAGCCTACCGCGCATGTTCCGAGGCCTACAGCTGGCGACGCTCCTGCGTACCGCTGCCGCCTCTCCCTcaggctctgctctcccaccgcTGCCGGATTCTCCCCTCCATCTGCATCAGCACGATCTTTATACCCCAGCTTTTGTGTGCTGTGCAGACCCTTCGCCAGCCAAGCCGAATCAAATCAGCTACGGGGGAAACAtggctgccatttctgtaatACACCCCACTCTGGGAATGTATTTGAGCCTGTTGCCTAATACAACAGGGGTGGAAGGCTAATTTTCTCCCGTTCCAACCTGCATCAGacacaaggaaagaagaaacctaTTTCTACGGAAGTAAAGCAGACTCTGGCTGGCCAGCAACATGCCAGGGACGTGCCTTCTTCCTTTAGAGAATGCTGTCAGAGACCAAAAAATGCAAACGGAGAATCTGATTTCAAACTAATTGAAAATTATGCTCTCATAGCAACATGACTTGAATTCAAGTTGGACCGTCAAAAATATCTTAGGAGGCTTTACTCAAGAGCTGATGCCAAAATATGCCGTTTTCTTTGCACCACTTGGGCAAGGGACGTTGGCCACTACCGTGCGATGAGCTAGGCTGCAGTCTTCAAAGCCTTCTGCACTGCTCGCTCCAGCTTTTACACTAAAAATTGAATGACCAAGGGCACAGAGCATATGTCCCTGGAGGCAGGGCCTAACATcctaatttttccctttctggtcCAGCATGTGACTGGGCCAAACCGGTCTGAGGCAGGAGAGGAAGGCAACATTGGCATGGGTGCAGGAGAGGCGATTTGGGCTGCTCTCTCTTCCTGGATGTTTGCACGAGCATTGACGGACTACATTATTTCAGGATGGAGCATGGATGGATGTGTGTTTTCATGTGCCTGAACCCTCCTCTCCCCAGTGTGCATGCCTTCCTGCTGTCTGTGTGGAGGTGGCAGGTTCTTGGCTCTTTCTTCCCGAAAAATAAACTGCACCCATCAGGCTGCTGGAACTGCCATTGCGCACCCATACCAGCTGTTTTCCCGGCTGATTGTGTCTGGCGCTGATGCTGTGGTGGGGGTGGTGGCTCACAGACAGCTGGCAGTGGAGAAACTGAACCCGAAGGAAGGTGAGAGTGCCCAAATCGGACCAAGTCAGGATCCACACTTGGAGGAAAATGGGTATCTATCTCCCTCACCACAGTTAGCTCAAAAGGAAATCTAGTTAACTTTGGAGGTGTTATGATGGGACAACCAAGAGCCACCAGAAATGCTTGCCAAGCAGAAGCCACAAGGCAAAAGAAACAACACAGTTACCTGGggtggaggggcggggggggggggggggggggggtggtggtggtggaaaggactggggaaagggggagggatGGGAGAAGGCCATACGGCTTCATGTCCTGACTTTGCAAACCTGGAGAAGCATGAAAGCGAATATTCCTGTCAAACAGCAGCCATATGGCGCAAACTGAAATACATCctgctggaaaacaaacaaaagaaaagagagagagagagagagcgcaaGAGACGTTAATTTCCTTTACAACAGAGTCAAAGAATTGTCTTTTATAGGGCTCTGGTCAGAAGAGGCAATTGTGGCAGGAGGCTGGAGGGAAATGAATTGTCAAAGGAGGCGCACATTTGGATGATTAAATGTCAATATGTACCTTGAATTAAGGAAGAGGAATTTACACCTCATCTCACTGTGGCAGCGAAAACCAAGTTAGAGCCAGGCTGTAAATTTGCCAGCCAATAGGTAACAATTTGTTTGGCTATCAAAATGCTTTTCCTGCCCAGAGAAATGCTGAAGCATGAGTCCCCCAGCTGGCCAACGGCTGCTGTGGGCAGCTGGTAAACTGCTGAGCTTAGTGagccctctgggctcctccaGGCTCTCCTGGCTCTGCTTTCCCCcgcccctgctcctgctcctggccCCAGCATGCACACGTGGGGTCCTGGCACGCTGTGTCACGCCGCAGGTCTCAGCTACCCGACAGATGTGCCACCTGGGCTGGAACACAGGCCAGGATTTTGTTACGCTGGAGTTTTCCTAAGAGCTTGATTCCCTCCATCCTCCTGGTCATCCAGCTGTACGGCTGCAGACGGATGAAGCACAGAGCTGTATCCCCGCTACTCTCAGCACGTGGCAGAGGTTGCAGCGTAAGgatgctgccaccttccttcagcagctcccagcagttAGCCAAAGGGCTGCATGATTTGCCCTGGCATGTGCAGGAAGCCTTTGGCGGAAATGAAAGGCAGAATCAAGGTCTCAACAACTTGCAAGTCTGCGCTTACCCACAAAACCTGGCCTTCACAGAGTGCAGCGGGGTCATTGCTCCCTTTTGTCCTCACACAGCACCTTACAGTGGTCCTTTCATGGCATCTCTCTTTCTCACAGCTTTCCAGGCTGGGGTAAGCATCCTCTTGTCTGCAAAGGCCAGTACAGCAGTGAAAGAGTTAACAGATTCATGTTAATAAATTCAGGCTCTCTTTTCCTCTAGGGCATATTTGCATATTAATGGCGGGGAATTGTAACGAACCTGTCTAGGGAGGCTAAAGGAAAAATTATGCAAGGTTGGCTGAGAAGGTGGGGGAGGGGAAAATGTTAATTTCCAGCGCTTTCCAACCCCTCAGCTGCAAAAGCACGTGAGCAACCTGAACTCCAGGGCAGTGCCTGGCCGAGCATGGGACACCCTGGGAATGAAGGAAGTACCTGAGTGCAGGCAGCAATTTGgacccacctgcatccctcctgcgCTGGCTTCTCATGGCTAAGCTTCACAGTGCCCCCgacatgcttttattttaaccCCAGGGCCACAACAGCAGATTTCAGCAAGCGTGTCCGAAATCATTGCCCTGTCCTCCAAGGCATCCAGATAAAATGCAGCTCTTGGTGGGCTGTCAACAGAGTAGCTCATCCACAACTCGATTTGATTCA harbors:
- the DUSP4 gene encoding dual specificity protein phosphatase 4 — its product is MVATEGLREMEGSTLRRLVCRDESGPGGPGRCLLLDCRPFLAHSAGHIRGALNVRCNTIVRRRAKGAVSLEQILPAEGEVRARLRAGLYAAVVVYDERSPRAEALREDSTVALVVRALRRDTARADIRLLAGGYERFSSEYPEFCAKTKSLSNVSPPSSAEPLDLGCSSCGTPLHDQGGPVEILPFLYLGSAYHAARRDMLDALGITALLNVSSDCPNHFEGHYQYKCIPVEDNHKADISSWFMEAIEYIDSVKECCGRVLVHCQAGISRSATICLAYLMMKKRVKLEEAFEFVKQRRSIISPNFSFMGQLLQFESQVLATSCAVEAVSPSGTLRERGKATSTPTSQFVFSFPVSVGVHATPSSLPYLHSPITTSPSC